Proteins encoded within one genomic window of Streptomyces sp. NBC_01314:
- a CDS encoding alpha-(1->3)-arabinofuranosyltransferase, producing the protein MTSTVQAPPPAPVRPAGTTEGPPEGPRSRRWLLGFWAVVFVLLIAAQPGRQTFDTKLGVTTDPWQFVSDLGQLWHDRGGFGGIQDQYVGYLWPMLPYYGLTDLVGLPVWLAERLWLSLIVSVAFWGALRLAERLGVGGSAMGVPPVERSRDWGRLLAAGAYALWPVFTTVVGSTSAAALPGAFLPWVLLPLTNERYSARVAALRSALFIPFMGGVNASATLASLLPVGLYLLTRTPGPRQRRLIAWWVPGVILATAWWVVPLLLLGFYGENFLPYVESSQTTTATMSATEVLRGAGNWVAYLNFGEPWLPAGWSVAASVVVILSSALAAGLGLAGLARRDMPERRWLVLTVLVVALITLAGYGGVFGAPFHGVVQDWLNGGLVPFRNIYKFQTGLALALVLGLAHLVGVAAQARGARQVRGRRFAPLIAAVLVVPGLLWPYLNGSVLQPGSFQELPKYWQATANWLEKYSPDSRALVVPATAHGIYTWGTTVDQPLDVLADSRWAQRDYVPFGTAGNRRAMDAVEQALLTGGEVPGLGDYLSRAGLYYVVVRNDLDPDQVGAVPTATVKRTLEQSGYERVTGLGPVMTGGRIAEGTPLQIEGLFARQRAVEIYRPAEDVPRPGQAGLKAIADTAVVSGGPESLLPLSADPELRDRATVLTGDNHPGLGTPAVQVVGDGLRRADTRFGLVNANTSYTYTANERNPSGSVQDPGKKPKQILPVSGLDHQTVAELRGATSVTASTSGNWLFHLPQYDPVNAFDGDRGTAWAEGAAGSANGQWLRIDFDGSQDIPATFEVTPLPQDGVRSAPTRVKVETERGSRSTNLQADGSTQTVNARPGESGWLKITILDSAERHTGLVGAGFSEIDLPGVKVTRMLRLPTDAKESDASAEVISLQRAADPTGLSPTGTEPGLHRTFGTATAGTYTVKATAVPVPGDELDKLLYEVAPDQQTRMTATAESTASLGAGLSPRNLTDGDLTTAWIAGDDPTIHLSWKDKWPVGSLVLAPAGGLSARPTQVEISSPDGAAIAGVDENGWVRFDPINTDQLDITITETAPMTVHNPVADEDLQLPVGLTEAYVPALDQYRTPQPTPTREFELPCGEGPVVEVDGTLYETSAKGTVRDLVERRSIDLTLCQNGAVGGELELGAAGRHTFESEDSGALAVTTVTLTRGSIAEPAANGRDLGIRDWLGDRRAVTVGDGAASYLTTYENFNDGWKATLGGRELTPVRLDGWQQGWRIPGGAGGTVKLSYEPSVTYEAGLIGAGVGLVALIGLALWRRQEPNPDAPQPTPPGPGLWLGTVALTLVGIVIAGFFALLVPLLALLARKRHTLLVPIALLALAGAGVAAAFGAGEPVAAEEGAFGHVAQLLALIGLFAALVSVGADAVTSPERPGSTREFEVPPGAQAPTEPLPQRRRVNKRLNGGPGGSGGGGGSVASPTISARGPGSPQGDPDTPTRRIPFTKPKFGAVPPPADHDDSDGTGKGEPA; encoded by the coding sequence ATGACGAGCACGGTCCAGGCTCCACCTCCCGCTCCGGTACGGCCGGCGGGCACGACCGAGGGACCCCCCGAGGGCCCTCGGTCGCGGCGCTGGCTGCTGGGATTCTGGGCCGTGGTGTTCGTGCTGCTGATCGCCGCACAGCCGGGGCGGCAGACCTTCGACACCAAGCTCGGAGTCACCACCGACCCCTGGCAGTTCGTCTCCGACCTCGGTCAGCTGTGGCACGACCGGGGCGGGTTCGGCGGCATCCAGGACCAGTACGTCGGTTACCTGTGGCCGATGCTGCCGTACTACGGGCTGACCGATCTGGTCGGACTGCCGGTGTGGCTCGCGGAGCGGCTGTGGCTGTCGCTGATCGTGTCGGTGGCCTTCTGGGGTGCGCTGCGGCTGGCGGAGCGGCTGGGCGTCGGGGGTTCCGCGATGGGGGTCCCCCCGGTCGAGCGAAGCCGAGACTGGGGGAGGCTGCTGGCCGCCGGCGCCTATGCGCTGTGGCCCGTGTTCACCACCGTCGTCGGGTCGACCTCGGCCGCCGCGCTGCCGGGGGCGTTCCTGCCGTGGGTGCTGCTGCCGTTGACGAACGAGCGGTACAGCGCGCGCGTGGCGGCCCTGCGGTCGGCGCTCTTCATCCCGTTCATGGGCGGGGTCAACGCGTCCGCGACCCTGGCCTCGCTGCTGCCCGTCGGGCTGTATCTGCTGACCCGGACGCCGGGGCCGCGGCAGCGGAGGCTGATCGCCTGGTGGGTGCCGGGGGTGATCCTGGCGACCGCGTGGTGGGTGGTCCCGCTGCTCCTGCTCGGCTTCTACGGGGAGAACTTCCTTCCGTACGTGGAGAGTTCGCAGACCACGACGGCCACGATGTCCGCCACCGAGGTGCTGCGGGGCGCCGGGAACTGGGTGGCGTATCTGAACTTCGGTGAGCCCTGGCTGCCGGCCGGGTGGTCCGTCGCCGCGTCCGTCGTCGTGATCCTGTCGTCGGCGCTGGCGGCGGGGCTGGGTCTGGCCGGGCTCGCGCGGCGGGACATGCCCGAGCGGCGGTGGCTGGTGCTGACCGTGCTGGTGGTCGCGCTGATCACGCTCGCCGGGTACGGCGGTGTGTTCGGGGCGCCCTTCCACGGGGTGGTCCAGGACTGGCTGAACGGGGGCCTCGTGCCCTTCCGGAACATCTACAAGTTCCAGACGGGGCTGGCGCTCGCGCTCGTCCTCGGGCTCGCGCATCTGGTGGGGGTGGCCGCGCAGGCGCGCGGGGCCCGGCAGGTGCGGGGGCGGCGGTTCGCCCCGCTGATCGCGGCCGTCCTCGTCGTCCCGGGGCTGCTGTGGCCGTACCTCAACGGGTCGGTGCTGCAGCCCGGTTCGTTCCAGGAGCTGCCCAAGTACTGGCAGGCGACGGCGAACTGGCTGGAGAAGTACTCGCCGGACTCCCGCGCGCTGGTCGTGCCGGCCACCGCGCACGGCATCTACACCTGGGGCACCACCGTCGACCAGCCCCTCGACGTCCTCGCCGACTCCCGCTGGGCGCAGCGCGACTACGTCCCCTTCGGCACCGCCGGCAACCGGCGCGCGATGGACGCCGTCGAGCAGGCGCTGCTGACGGGCGGCGAAGTCCCGGGCCTGGGCGACTACTTGAGCCGGGCCGGCCTGTACTACGTCGTCGTACGCAACGACCTGGACCCCGACCAGGTCGGCGCGGTGCCGACGGCGACCGTGAAGCGCACCCTGGAACAGTCCGGGTACGAGCGGGTGACGGGGCTCGGGCCGGTGATGACCGGCGGGCGGATCGCCGAGGGCACCCCGCTCCAGATCGAGGGGCTGTTCGCGCGGCAGCGGGCCGTGGAGATCTACCGCCCGGCCGAGGACGTGCCGCGCCCCGGGCAGGCCGGGCTGAAGGCGATCGCGGACACCGCTGTCGTCTCCGGCGGACCCGAGTCGCTGCTGCCGCTGTCCGCCGACCCCGAACTGCGCGACCGGGCCACCGTGCTGACCGGTGACAACCACCCGGGCCTCGGCACCCCGGCCGTGCAGGTGGTCGGCGACGGGCTGCGCCGCGCGGACACCCGGTTCGGCCTGGTCAACGCCAACACGTCGTACACGTACACGGCGAACGAGCGGAACCCGAGCGGGAGTGTGCAGGATCCCGGCAAGAAGCCGAAACAGATCCTGCCGGTGTCGGGCCTGGACCACCAGACGGTGGCCGAGCTGCGCGGCGCCACGTCCGTGACCGCCTCGACCAGCGGGAACTGGCTGTTCCATCTGCCTCAGTACGATCCGGTGAACGCCTTCGACGGCGACCGGGGCACCGCCTGGGCGGAGGGCGCGGCCGGGTCGGCGAACGGGCAGTGGCTGCGGATCGACTTCGACGGCAGTCAGGACATCCCGGCGACGTTCGAGGTCACACCGCTGCCGCAGGACGGGGTGCGGTCGGCGCCGACGCGGGTCAAGGTGGAGACCGAGCGGGGCTCACGCTCCACGAACCTCCAGGCCGACGGCTCGACGCAGACGGTGAACGCCCGTCCCGGCGAGTCGGGTTGGCTGAAGATCACCATCCTCGACTCGGCGGAGCGGCACACCGGGCTCGTCGGCGCCGGCTTCTCCGAGATCGACCTCCCCGGCGTCAAGGTCACCCGGATGCTGCGGCTGCCGACGGACGCGAAGGAGTCCGACGCCTCAGCCGAGGTGATCTCGCTCCAGCGGGCCGCCGACCCGACCGGCCTCTCCCCGACGGGCACGGAACCGGGGCTGCACCGCACCTTCGGCACCGCCACGGCGGGGACGTACACGGTGAAGGCGACGGCCGTCCCCGTGCCGGGTGACGAACTCGACAAGCTGCTGTACGAGGTGGCCCCCGACCAGCAGACCCGGATGACGGCGACCGCCGAATCCACGGCCTCCCTCGGGGCCGGGCTCTCGCCGCGCAACCTGACCGACGGCGACCTGACCACGGCGTGGATCGCGGGCGACGACCCGACCATCCATCTCAGCTGGAAGGACAAGTGGCCGGTCGGCTCGCTCGTCCTGGCCCCGGCGGGCGGCCTGTCGGCCCGGCCGACGCAGGTCGAGATCAGCTCCCCGGACGGTGCCGCCATCGCCGGTGTCGACGAGAACGGCTGGGTCCGCTTCGACCCGATCAACACCGACCAGCTCGACATCACCATCACCGAGACGGCCCCGATGACCGTCCACAACCCCGTCGCCGACGAGGACCTGCAACTCCCGGTCGGCCTCACGGAGGCGTACGTCCCGGCCCTCGACCAGTACCGCACCCCGCAGCCCACCCCGACCCGGGAGTTCGAGCTCCCGTGCGGCGAGGGCCCGGTGGTCGAGGTCGACGGGACGCTGTACGAGACGAGCGCCAAGGGGACGGTACGAGACCTGGTCGAGCGCCGGTCGATCGATCTGACGCTCTGCCAGAACGGCGCGGTCGGCGGTGAGTTGGAGCTCGGCGCGGCCGGCCGGCACACCTTCGAGTCCGAGGACTCGGGCGCCCTGGCCGTCACCACCGTGACCCTCACCCGGGGCTCGATCGCCGAACCCGCCGCCAACGGCCGCGATCTGGGCATACGGGACTGGCTCGGCGACCGCCGCGCGGTCACCGTCGGCGACGGCGCGGCCTCCTACCTGACGACGTACGAGAACTTCAACGACGGCTGGAAGGCCACGCTGGGCGGCCGAGAGCTGACCCCCGTGCGGCTCGACGGCTGGCAGCAGGGCTGGCGCATCCCCGGTGGCGCGGGCGGCACGGTCAAGCTGTCGTACGAGCCGTCCGTGACGTACGAGGCCGGGCTGATCGGTGCCGGTGTGGGCCTCGTGGCCCTGATCGGGCTGGCCCTCTGGCGCCGCCAGGAGCCCAACCCCGACGCGCCACAGCCGACCCCGCCGGGCCCCGGTCTCTGGCTCGGCACGGTCGCCCTCACCCTCGTCGGCATCGTCATCGCGGGCTTCTTCGCCCTCCTGGTCCCGCTCCTGGCTCTCCTCGCCCGGAAACGGCACACCCTGCTCGTACCGATCGCCCTCCTCGCCCTGGCCGGCGCCGGTGTCGCCGCCGCCTTCGGAGCGGGTGAACCGGTCGCGGCGGAGGAGGGCGCGTTCGGTCATGTGGCCCAGCTGCTCGCGCTGATCGGGCTGTTCGCGGCGCTGGTGAGTGTGGGCGCGGACGCCGTGACCTCGCCGGAACGGCCCGGCTCCACAAGGGAGTTCGAGGTACCGCCGGGGGCGCAGGCACCGACGGAGCCGCTGCCGCAGCGGCGGCGGGTGAACAAGAGGCTGAACGGCGGGCCGGGCGGGTCCGGAGGCGGTGGTGGGTCCGTCGCGAGTCCGACGATCTCGGCGCGCGGGCCGGGCTCCCCGCAAGGGGACCCGGACACCCCGACCCGGCGGATCCCGTTCACCAAGCCGAAGTTCGGGGCGGTACCGCCTCCCGCCGACCACGACGACAGCGACGGTACGGGTAAGGGGGAGCCGGCATGA
- a CDS encoding class I SAM-dependent methyltransferase codes for MREQDDPEYCYALLARDAVDQVEAYGGGPVDGLTVVDVGGGSGYFTEEFRRRGAQAYLFEPDMRELGSKPPEGAVVADGYLLPLADGIADITFTSNVLEHVADPPTFISELVRVTRPGGLIYVSFTNWLSPWGGHEWAPWHYLGAERARARYRRRTGKDAKHTLGENLFAVHIGRTLRQVRGRDDVTVVSARSRYWPFLAETVVKAPGLREFATWNLLLILRRCPP; via the coding sequence ATGCGGGAGCAGGACGATCCCGAGTACTGCTATGCGCTGCTCGCTCGCGATGCCGTCGATCAGGTCGAGGCGTACGGCGGGGGGCCCGTCGACGGGCTGACCGTCGTCGATGTCGGGGGCGGGAGCGGGTACTTCACCGAGGAGTTCCGGCGGCGGGGTGCGCAGGCGTATCTCTTCGAGCCGGACATGCGGGAGTTGGGGTCGAAGCCGCCGGAGGGGGCTGTCGTCGCCGACGGGTATCTGCTTCCGCTGGCCGACGGCATCGCGGACATCACCTTCACCTCCAACGTGCTGGAGCATGTCGCCGATCCGCCGACCTTCATCAGTGAGCTCGTGCGGGTCACACGGCCCGGCGGGCTGATCTATGTGTCGTTCACGAACTGGCTGTCCCCCTGGGGCGGGCACGAGTGGGCGCCCTGGCACTACCTGGGAGCCGAACGGGCGCGCGCCCGCTATCGGCGCCGTACCGGGAAGGACGCCAAGCACACGCTCGGCGAGAACCTCTTCGCCGTGCACATCGGACGCACTTTGCGGCAGGTGCGCGGCCGGGACGACGTGACCGTCGTGTCGGCCCGCTCCCGCTACTGGCCGTTTCTCGCGGAGACCGTCGTGAAGGCGCCGGGACTGCGTGAGTTCGCCACCTGGAACCTTCTCCTCATCCTCCGGCGGTGTCCACCATGA
- a CDS encoding glycosyltransferase family 4 protein yields the protein MPQHVPFSLVEVFPRLDQHRSADPPQPRRIVFLARRDLGNPAAGGSELLVDRLADGLTRLGHQVTLLCGGPAAYRDYRVVSAGGDLSHHLRAKSTFARQVGDCDLLVEVCNGMPYLAPLWHHGPTMCLVNHVHTDVWQLRFGGPLAPAARLGRRLEHWSLTVAQRRNLLVAVSPSTATALRSIGVERERIRVVHNGVEEPGPRTERSPEPLFLAVGRLVEYKRIDLLLRLWERVRPVTGGRLVIVGDGPERSRLEAMAGPGVEFAGHVSEEEKHRLLCAAWLLLHPSAVEGWGLVVTEAAVRETPSVAFDVPGLRDSVVDGETGVLARGESSFAAAWCALALSTDRRVLMGKAARERSAHYRWDRTVRQFRAAASEAVRGFGR from the coding sequence ATGCCCCAGCACGTGCCGTTTTCGCTGGTCGAGGTGTTTCCGCGCCTGGACCAGCACCGGTCGGCAGACCCCCCACAGCCACGCCGGATCGTCTTTCTCGCCCGCCGTGACCTCGGTAATCCGGCGGCGGGGGGCTCCGAGCTCCTCGTCGACCGGCTCGCCGACGGCCTGACCCGGCTGGGCCACCAGGTCACGCTGCTGTGCGGCGGCCCGGCGGCCTACCGCGACTACCGGGTCGTGTCGGCCGGCGGCGACCTGAGCCACCATCTGCGCGCCAAGTCGACCTTCGCCCGTCAGGTCGGCGACTGCGACCTCCTCGTCGAGGTGTGCAACGGCATGCCCTACCTCGCGCCGCTCTGGCACCACGGTCCGACGATGTGTCTGGTCAACCATGTGCACACGGATGTGTGGCAGCTGCGGTTCGGCGGTCCCCTGGCGCCGGCCGCGCGGCTCGGCCGAAGACTCGAACACTGGTCGTTGACAGTCGCGCAGCGCCGGAACCTGCTGGTCGCCGTGTCCCCGTCCACGGCCACCGCGCTCCGCTCGATCGGTGTGGAGCGGGAACGGATACGGGTCGTGCACAACGGGGTCGAGGAGCCCGGACCGCGTACCGAGCGGTCCCCCGAGCCGCTCTTCCTGGCCGTGGGGCGGCTGGTCGAGTACAAGCGCATCGACCTGCTGCTGCGGCTGTGGGAACGGGTGCGGCCGGTGACGGGCGGGCGGCTCGTGATCGTCGGTGACGGGCCCGAGCGGTCGCGGCTGGAAGCGATGGCCGGGCCCGGGGTCGAGTTCGCCGGGCATGTGTCCGAGGAGGAGAAGCACCGGCTGCTGTGTGCGGCCTGGCTGCTGCTGCATCCGTCCGCCGTCGAGGGGTGGGGGCTCGTCGTCACCGAGGCCGCGGTGCGGGAGACGCCCTCGGTCGCCTTCGATGTGCCGGGGCTGCGGGATTCCGTCGTGGACGGGGAGACCGGGGTGCTCGCCCGGGGGGAGTCGTCGTTCGCCGCGGCCTGGTGTGCGCTGGCGTTGTCGACCGATCGGCGGGTGCTGATGGGGAAGGCGGCGCGGGAGCGCTCCGCGCATTATCGGTGGGATCGCACTGTGCGGCAGTTTCGTGCGGCGGCTTCCGAGGCCGTGCGGGGATTTGGCCGGTGA
- a CDS encoding DUF3068 domain-containing protein has product MRRTASPISLVLLGLGTFLLALAPLLAWYVQPRAAVNPIDIDTTAVYTGTGSVFDVEQVKTVPGQEITVTQRVRGDVAESERSGAAVWDVITSVDTEKSLPAADPHGALDFAPHRWVTDRRTNRPVHCCDEKPYIEGEAYLKFPFDVQERSYRWWDNTLGATVTLQYEGRKKIRGYEGLRFTGKVPATKTGTRMVPGALVDEPNRPQVLAEEWYANHGLELVVDQSTGRVLYAQTGPRRTLRAPGGTEDAAVLLDSRKLAFTPATQKFAVDQAEKDSGLLRLVGRTVPVGTAVLGFVLAAVGAVLVVRGRRRPDSPESSQQEITM; this is encoded by the coding sequence ATGCGCCGTACCGCCTCACCGATCTCCCTGGTCCTGCTGGGCCTCGGCACGTTTCTGCTGGCCCTCGCGCCCCTGCTCGCGTGGTACGTGCAGCCACGGGCCGCCGTGAATCCGATCGACATCGACACGACCGCCGTCTACACCGGCACGGGCAGCGTCTTCGACGTGGAGCAGGTGAAGACCGTGCCGGGCCAGGAGATCACCGTGACCCAGCGGGTGCGCGGCGATGTGGCCGAAAGTGAGCGCAGCGGGGCCGCCGTGTGGGACGTGATCACCTCGGTCGACACCGAGAAGTCCCTGCCGGCGGCCGACCCGCACGGCGCGCTGGACTTCGCCCCGCACCGCTGGGTGACCGACCGCAGGACCAACCGGCCCGTGCACTGCTGCGACGAGAAGCCGTACATCGAGGGCGAGGCCTACCTGAAGTTCCCCTTCGACGTGCAGGAACGCTCCTACCGCTGGTGGGACAACACGCTCGGCGCGACGGTGACGCTCCAGTACGAGGGCCGGAAGAAGATCCGGGGCTATGAGGGGCTGCGCTTCACGGGGAAGGTTCCGGCCACGAAGACCGGCACCCGGATGGTCCCCGGCGCCCTCGTCGACGAGCCGAACCGGCCGCAGGTGCTCGCCGAGGAGTGGTACGCCAACCACGGTCTCGAACTGGTCGTCGACCAGAGCACGGGCCGCGTGCTGTACGCGCAGACCGGGCCGCGCCGGACGCTGCGGGCGCCGGGCGGGACCGAGGACGCGGCGGTGCTCCTCGACAGCCGGAAGCTCGCGTTCACCCCGGCGACGCAGAAGTTCGCGGTCGACCAGGCCGAGAAGGACAGCGGACTGCTGCGACTGGTGGGGCGGACGGTGCCTGTCGGTACCGCTGTGCTCGGTTTCGTCCTCGCCGCCGTGGGTGCCGTTCTGGTCGTACGTGGCAGGCGGCGCCCCGATTCGCCCGAGTCGTCCCAGCAGGAGATCACGATGTGA
- a CDS encoding helix-turn-helix domain-containing protein: protein MTGGPGTVTVRSAWHDVPRLQVREFAAIAMAEAPALAEEILREIRREYPQLPVVLDDSGEPMALVGIRRAIEVFVQHLGTAEGRPRVPPGVFQEFGRGEGLNGRSLDSLQAIYRLGVRLAWRRFAEIGQRVEIPPPAMYELVDAGYEYLDGLVDQSVRGYAEAAARQAGERLRLQRRLMELLLAEHHRGDPADALTERAARIGWALPEKVAVAVLLRPAREAMAPAVGQGVLLDMEYEQPRMVIPEPDAAGRPELLHRALTGWSGAIGPPVPLADAAKSLHWAEAAVRLMERRLLPGGEVLHCTEHTEALVLLQPEELIDDLALRCLAPLAHCGPTHGRRLAETLLAWLETRGGAPEIATRLGVHPQTVRYRLRQIRELWGDEIDNPDRRFELELVLRAQRLRGELGDPRPRR, encoded by the coding sequence GTGACCGGAGGCCCGGGAACCGTCACGGTCCGCTCCGCCTGGCACGACGTGCCGCGACTGCAGGTGCGCGAGTTCGCCGCGATCGCCATGGCCGAGGCCCCCGCCCTCGCCGAGGAGATCCTGCGCGAGATCCGACGCGAGTACCCGCAGCTGCCCGTGGTCCTCGACGACTCCGGCGAGCCGATGGCCCTCGTCGGCATCCGCCGCGCGATCGAGGTCTTCGTCCAGCACCTGGGGACCGCCGAGGGCCGCCCCCGTGTCCCTCCCGGGGTCTTCCAGGAGTTCGGCCGCGGCGAGGGCCTGAACGGCCGCAGCCTGGATTCGCTGCAGGCGATCTACCGTCTCGGTGTACGCCTCGCCTGGCGCCGTTTCGCGGAGATCGGCCAGCGCGTGGAGATCCCGCCGCCCGCGATGTACGAGCTCGTCGACGCCGGATACGAGTACCTGGACGGCTTGGTGGACCAGTCGGTGCGCGGCTACGCGGAGGCGGCGGCCCGGCAGGCGGGCGAACGGCTGCGACTGCAACGCCGGCTGATGGAACTCCTCCTCGCCGAGCACCACAGGGGCGACCCGGCGGACGCGCTCACGGAACGCGCGGCCCGGATCGGCTGGGCGCTCCCGGAGAAGGTCGCGGTCGCGGTCCTGTTACGCCCCGCCCGCGAGGCCATGGCACCCGCCGTCGGCCAGGGCGTCCTGCTGGACATGGAGTACGAGCAGCCCCGCATGGTCATCCCCGAACCGGACGCCGCCGGCCGGCCCGAACTCCTCCACCGTGCCCTGACCGGCTGGTCCGGCGCGATCGGCCCACCGGTGCCGCTGGCCGACGCGGCGAAGTCGCTGCACTGGGCCGAGGCCGCCGTACGCCTCATGGAACGCCGGCTGCTCCCCGGCGGAGAGGTCCTGCACTGCACCGAGCACACCGAGGCCCTGGTCCTCCTCCAGCCCGAGGAACTGATCGACGACCTCGCCCTGCGCTGCCTCGCCCCCCTGGCCCACTGCGGCCCCACCCACGGCCGCCGCCTCGCCGAGACGCTCCTCGCCTGGCTGGAGACCCGCGGCGGCGCCCCCGAGATCGCCACTCGCCTCGGTGTGCACCCGCAAACCGTCCGGTACCGCCTCCGCCAGATCCGCGAACTCTGGGGCGACGAGATCGACAACCCCGACCGCCGCTTCGAACTGGAACTGGTACTGAGGGCCCAACGGCTGCGGGGGGAGCTGGGAGACCCGCGCCCCCGGCGGTGA
- a CDS encoding IclR family transcriptional regulator, whose amino-acid sequence MGRLVPAVTRALDIMELFLDGDGTLSAPDIVRRLQLPRTTVHELVTTLAARGYIVQVQGQPGRYRLGVRPYQLGSRYAEQLDLAAEGQQVARTVAETCDETVHVAILEYTDVIYIAKVDSTHAVRMVSAAGRRLPAHCTSVGKMLLASLPDAELSARIPNDADLVGMTPNSITDPAALREALARIRERGLAVENRESNPDVSCVAAPVRDRTGRVVAAISISVPMIRWSDERRIELEQLAAKGAAELSERLGHRSVA is encoded by the coding sequence GTGGGACGCCTAGTACCTGCCGTGACCCGGGCGCTCGACATAATGGAGCTCTTCCTGGACGGGGACGGCACGCTCTCCGCCCCCGACATAGTGCGCAGACTCCAGTTGCCCCGCACCACCGTGCACGAGCTGGTCACCACGCTCGCCGCCCGGGGATACATCGTCCAGGTCCAGGGACAGCCGGGACGCTACCGCCTCGGAGTCCGCCCGTACCAGCTCGGCAGCCGCTACGCCGAGCAGCTGGACCTCGCCGCCGAGGGCCAGCAGGTGGCCAGGACCGTCGCCGAGACCTGCGACGAGACGGTGCACGTGGCGATCCTGGAGTACACGGACGTCATCTACATCGCCAAGGTCGACTCCACGCACGCCGTGCGCATGGTCTCCGCCGCGGGCCGCCGCCTCCCGGCGCACTGCACCTCCGTCGGCAAGATGCTCCTCGCCTCCCTTCCCGACGCCGAGCTGTCCGCCCGGATCCCGAACGACGCCGACCTGGTCGGCATGACTCCCAACAGCATCACCGACCCGGCCGCCCTGCGCGAGGCCCTGGCCCGGATCCGTGAGCGGGGTCTCGCCGTGGAGAACCGCGAGTCCAACCCGGACGTCTCCTGCGTCGCCGCGCCGGTCCGCGACCGCACCGGCCGGGTCGTCGCCGCGATCTCCATCTCCGTCCCCATGATCCGCTGGAGCGACGAGCGCCGGATCGAGCTGGAGCAGCTCGCCGCCAAGGGCGCCGCGGAACTGTCCGAGCGCCTCGGCCACCGGAGCGTGGCATGA
- a CDS encoding SMP-30/gluconolactonase/LRE family protein has product MSAYTAYEIAVREYAALGEGPTWDADAQRLIWIDILGSRVYTYDPASGRRTVLVTEHHVGAVKPRAGGGLVLNLRDGVGLTDPDGGFRWLHHEPVPGRRANDAAVAPDGSLFAGTMRYDEAPGGGTLSRFTADGLARTVLDDVAVSNGTGWSPDGRLMYYIDSPTRRVDVFDYADTADGRLPVDRRPFVTIEDGAGFPDGLTVDAEGCVWVALWEGGAVRRYTPAGALDRVITLPTPRPTACTFGGPDLTDLYITTARTGTETPHPLSGSLLVVPDAGKGLPQPAFAG; this is encoded by the coding sequence ATGAGCGCGTACACGGCTTACGAGATCGCGGTACGGGAGTACGCGGCCCTCGGTGAGGGCCCCACCTGGGACGCCGACGCCCAACGCCTGATCTGGATCGACATTCTCGGGTCGCGCGTTTACACGTATGACCCGGCCTCCGGCCGCCGCACGGTCCTCGTCACCGAGCACCACGTCGGCGCGGTCAAGCCCCGCGCCGGCGGCGGCCTCGTCCTGAACCTCCGGGACGGCGTCGGCCTGACCGACCCCGACGGCGGCTTTAGGTGGCTGCACCACGAGCCGGTCCCCGGCCGCCGCGCCAACGACGCCGCGGTCGCCCCCGACGGCTCCCTCTTCGCCGGCACCATGCGCTACGACGAGGCCCCGGGCGGCGGCACCCTGTCCCGCTTCACCGCCGACGGCCTGGCGCGGACGGTCCTCGACGACGTCGCCGTCAGCAACGGCACCGGCTGGAGCCCGGACGGACGGCTGATGTACTACATCGACTCGCCGACCCGCCGCGTCGACGTCTTCGACTACGCGGACACGGCGGACGGCCGCCTGCCGGTCGACCGGCGCCCCTTCGTGACCATCGAGGACGGCGCGGGCTTCCCCGACGGCCTCACCGTCGACGCCGAGGGGTGCGTCTGGGTCGCCCTCTGGGAGGGCGGCGCCGTCCGCCGCTACACCCCGGCCGGCGCCCTGGACCGCGTCATCACCCTCCCCACCCCCCGCCCCACCGCCTGCACCTTCGGCGGCCCCGACCTCACCGACCTCTACATCACGACAGCCCGCACGGGAACAGAGACCCCACACCCGCTGTCGGGCTCACTACTGGTGGTACCGGACGCGGGCAAGGGCCTGCCCCAGCCGGCATTCGCGGGCTGA